A region from the Toxotes jaculatrix isolate fToxJac2 chromosome 2, fToxJac2.pri, whole genome shotgun sequence genome encodes:
- the LOC121189002 gene encoding serine/threonine-protein kinase WNK2 isoform X4: protein MEPEANLNSEARQELKHPSVPNSQCELAMGDGNLVDSVVRGGSDPSAYPLSSYQKNVHQRFIRRSLWFSDTDEQAFEALECDNRSKILNINLRTIVDRTRGTSCGIQEGSSTESQGGQKDSATESASADEEKEKGGDALNVTCSDGAKTAIKAASEENEEEAEMKAVSTSPGGRFLKFDIELGRGSFKTVYKGLDTETWVEVAWCELQDRKLSKVERQRFKEEAEMLKGLQHPNIVRFYDFWESPLKGKKCIVLVTELMTSGTLKTYLKRFKVMKPKVLRSWCRQILKGLHFLHTRTPPIIHRDLKCDNIFITGPTGSVKIGDLGLATLKAASFAKSVIGTPEFMAPEMYEEHYDEAVDVYAFGMCMLEMATSEYPYSECQNAAQIYRKVTSGVKPASYNKVMDPEIKEIIGECICQKKEERYTIKDLLNHAFFAEDTGVRVELAEEDDGKKASIALKLWVEDHKKLKGKYKESGAIEFTFDLEKEVPEVVAQEMVESGFFHESDAKTVGKSIRDRVALIKWRRERTVSAAAVAVDQGEGGQKVQVTPSQGISVGAAHVGQPPLLEPEEPEADQHTRLCNLPASATSVTSDGTLDSGMGSTVYSDSHSSQQSVLYQSLLEPITMATQQTSSAGHQNQPSVQGLPSSNTAVHTPLQYLQPGHSYPATPYTGQPSGATPAAAGLCLVNIQHPGSAASYAPPSVQQTQAAASISATAVPQHVSQGHQGPGHQQQQATAASSLTFPLQVQQTCQNCVAPTRQQAQSTSGYPTQVQQQTTAAAAAATLPAQNYPLASVAPAPCHLAQAPSALQHVQSTVKLPSQQPGQSSSTPALYSQQMPVQQEHQQPLQQNTQSSMQQTQNAGQAYIQPQLQHNQDTVHPIHQQMAQQPTQQSQSLQSTGQQQLHTQTLQQRGQKAMQTAVPQQSQDVSQSTVQQVQTAASHLHPTAAPVVQVAATPQNYPASGLPDAMSQSYAHTALNALQQPTAPAQSQYQPAQSTAAPQTYGGATQSLPPSSQHSQAAHIAQQFQPYLCIAAFLNQNIPAGQSISQLGQDGQGPGQNLTQSASSMLAQVLPRQQSMAQTTVHQQLQPLQISNSLPPTHASQAPQQAQVSHPELAPSAQPVQPGLFSPVQSGTDPGTATTAAHLDNNSPCQLALQAQAQSQVQSQIPVLQPSDSQRASSGSASSSLTQQKHLSSLTGAAGLVPTETSTEDQAAEKHTGGQSYDSVNSDATSGKEMSDGYEGTHGGKGEGKVRKHHRRSTRTRSRQEKISRPKLSMLNVCNTGDKMVECQLETHNHKMVTFKFDLDGDAPEEIATYMVENDFILPLEKEVFIEQLKDIVDKAEDMLSEDTEGERNSDQGGSPKQSEGADTLGTEASAPSTPQQVYQQNVLHTGKRWFIICPVAETPVLDKEKTTSHSSTAQESEKSDSSSVRPSINTTAVKTPVASLASQSPSSSSSSSSLPPAAQTSVQALEKNTGKPRVQQTQPCVTKHALAAGVSHQNSLPVEEPCISAVSMVTDMPCCAIVPPVSLDVNAIDKGAAGRLASSQTNQPNEKASPTGVPQLASHQSVVLQQPYATPMQPGTVTSQPQSPAHQTSQNSQSSSQQQPASGGPGESDSEGPRRVEFVDRTIKTLDEKLRNLLYQEHAPSQPSGTASDPQASSTEGVSSPPVSDGQSSEGALTKKKADPLPQIPERADSVGALSDSAVAATSRVLKGRDETASSTPHSSKSRFQIVPTPPDVICRLEKSKTSCSTCSSPAPSSGSGGSHSQTQGPSRKEKSCVAVGRSSVSAAADNENAGTSKPHNSNRYSAPPNFYQATPTSSPDVTPRHIPRAQTIDTPTHHHYHQPSHLYSDSADEDSSSIALPPAHPAPPAHALSEHSGSDLMKRAVAFLRRSGRSKSEQSSDSPSRQPVAMNGHGPSPSAGHAHSSYISSDNDSEFEDADMRKELQKLREKHMKEISELQAFQRSEIERLYKELGKTLPPNVGLLHAAPPSGRRRRASKHKLKAGKLLNPMVQQLKNNLNTTTERKGESAASSSGSPAKSSVLSDGSAHSSGSSSSSNQPNTAQEQVHTQQPCSLKGSFSSDNIYAGLHGDGMATQAGPGQGSSLNTTTAQTASSQTQPSLTTATPSPSPQPITRLAQVQTNNSNNKRGTFTDDLHKLVDDWTKETVAAANQPRPSLNQIRQQRRQQDLECRAPPMGAATHEMKCHVGPSKFQLPLSCPLTAALGPGMPTSLAPNSSAILPPGYLLPAGSYGGMVPGPLYPQQWPGMPSPVGSMGPVGLLGAARMMPYSTMANPGIQAYPLVMHNPENGPCPKTTRTT, encoded by the exons TTGACATTGAGCTGGGGAGAGGGTCCTTCAAGACGGTTTACAAAGGCCTGGATACTGAGACCTGGGTGGAGGTTGCCTGGTGTGAGCTGCAG GATCGTAAGCTGTCAAAAGTGGAGCGTCAGCGCTTTaaggaggaagcagagatgTTGAAGGGTCTTCAGCATCCCAACATTGTCCGTTTCTATGACTTCTGGGAGTCACCCCTTAAAGGGAAGAAGTGCATTGTTCTAGTAACAGAGCTCATGACGTCAGGGACACTAAAAAC CTATTTAAAGCGTTTCAAGGTAATGAAGCCCAAGGTGCTGAGGAGCTGGTGCAGACAGATCCTGAAAGGCCTCCACTTTCTCCATACCAGGACCCCACCCATAATCCATAGGGACCTCAAATGTGATAACATCTTTATCACTGGACCTACAGGGTCGGTCAAAATAGGGGATTTAGGACTGGCAACACTCAAGGCAGCTTCCTTTGCCAAGAGTGTCATAG GCACCCCTGAGTTCATGGCTCCAGAGATGTATGAGGAGCACTACGATGAGGCTGTGGATGTCTACGCCTTTGGCATGTGTATGCTAGAGATGGCCACCTCAGAATACCCCTACTCCGAGTGCCAGAATGCTGCTCAGATCTACCGCAAAGTCACAAGT GGAGTGAAGCCAGCCAGCTACAACAAGGTCATGGATCCTGAAATCAAGGAGATTATTGGGGAGTGTATCTGCCAAAAGAAAGAGGAGCG GTACACCATCAAGGACTTGTTGAACCATGCTTTCTTTGCTGAGGACACAGGTGTGAGGGTAGAGCTAGCTGAGGAGGACGATGGGAAAAAAGCCTCAATAGCCCTCAAACTGTGGGTGGAGGACCACAAGAAGTTAAAAGGGAAGTACAAGGAGAGTGGTGCCATTGAGTTCACATTTGACCTGGAAAAGGAGGTCCCTGAGGTTGTGGCACAAGAAATG GTGGAGTCTGGCTTCTTCCATGAGAGTGATGCTAAGACTGTGGGAAAGTCGATCAGGGACCGCGTGGCACTGATCaaatggagaagagagagaacagtgtctgctgctgcagttgcaGTGGATCAGGGTGAAGGAGGACAAAAGGTTCAGGTGACACCGTCTCAGGGCATCTCTGTTGGGGCTGCACATGTGGGACAGCCCCCTTTGCTGGAGCCAGAAGAGCCAGAGGCAGACCAGCACACCAGGCTGTGCAACCTACCAGCCAGTGCCACCTCAGTGACAT cagacGGCACACTTGACAGTGGCATGGGCTCCACTGTGTACTCAGACTCccacagcagccagcagagTGTCCTCTACCAGTCCCTGCTGGAGCCTATTACTATGGCAACGCAGCAG ACCAGTTCCGCAGGTCACCAGAATCAACCATCTGTCCAGGGCCTGCCTTCTTCCAACACAGCAGTGCACACACCGCTGCAGTACCTCCAGCCTGgccacagctaccctgctactCCCTATACCGGGCAACCCAGTGGTGCAACACCAGCTGCAGCTGGCCTTTGTTTAGTCAACATCCAGCATCCAGGCAGCGCTGCAAGCTACGCACCTCCAAGTGTGCAACAGACCCAAGCTGCAGCAAGTATTTCAGCAACAGCTGTGCCACAGCATGTTTCACAGGGCCACCAAGGACCAGGGCATCAACAGCAGCAGGCAACGGCAGCAAGCTCTTTAACTTTTCCTTTGCAAGTCCAACAAACATGCCAGAACTGTGTGGCTCCAACTCGACAACAGGCTCAGTCTACGTCAGGATATCCTACTCAAGTTCAGCAACAgacgacagcagcagcagcagcagccacccTGCCAGCACAAAACTACCCTCTGGCATCTGTAGCCCCAGCACCGTGTCATCTTGCACAAGCTCCCAGCGCACTGCAGCACGTCCAATCCACAGTCAAACTGCCAAGTCAGCAGCCTGGTCAGAGCTCCTCCACACCAGCACTTTACAGCCAACAGATGCCCGTTCAGCAAGAGCACCAACAGCCCCTACAGCAAAATACTCAATCCAGtatgcaacaaacacaaaatgctgGGCAGGCTTATATTCAACCTCAACTCCAGCATAACCAAGATACTGTGCATCCCATACACCAACAAATGGCACAACAGCCTACCCAACAGTCTCAAAGTCTTCAGTCTACTGGTCAGCAACAATTGCATACCCAAACTCTGCAGCAGCGCGGTCAGAAAGCCATGCAAACTGCAGTTCCACAGCAGAGCCAGGATGTGTCCCAGTCTACAGTCCAACAGGTTCAGACCGCAGCTTCTCACCTTCATCCCACAGCAGCCCCAGTTGTGCAAGTTGCAGCCACACCTCAGAATTACCCTGCTTCAGGTCTACCTGATGCCATGTCTCAGAGCTATGCACATACTGCCCTCAATGCGCTGCAGCAAccgaccgctccagctcagagCCAGTACCAGCCTGCACAGTCTACTGCTGCTCCACAGACCTATGGAGGAGCTACCCAGAGCCTTCCACCCTCTTCCCAGCATAGCCAGGCTGCACATATTGCCCAACAG tttcaaCCCTATCTTTGCATCGCTGCATTCCTGAATCAG aATATTCCTGCTGGTCAGAGCATTTCACAGCTTGGACAAGATGGACAGGGCCCTGGGCAGAATCTCACCCAGTCTGCTTCCAGTATGCTGGCCCAGGTACTTCCTCGTCAACAGTCAATGGCTCAGACAACTGTCCATCAACAACTCCAACCTCTGCAGATATCAAACTCCTTACCACCAACACATGCATCCCAG GCTCCCCAGCAGGCCCAGGTCAGCCATCCTGAGCTTGCCCCCTCTGCTCAACCAGTCCAGCCTGGTCTCTTCTCACCTGTGCAGAGTGGGACTGACCCAGGCACAGCCACTACTGCTGCTCATCTAGACAACAATAGTCCATGCCAGCTGGCCCTGCAGGCCCAGGCCCAGAGTCAGGTTCAGAGCCAAATTCCTGTGCTGCAGCCCTCTGACTCTCAGAGAGCATCATCTGGGTCTGCCAGTTCCAGTCTGACTCAGCAGAAACATCTCAGTAGTCTAACAGGAGCTGCAGGTCTTGTCCCAACAGAGACCAGCACGGAG GATCAAGCCgcagagaaacacactggaGGACAGAGCTACGACAG TGTCAACTCTGATGCCACGTCAGGGAAGGAGATGAGTGATGGTTATGAGGGTACACATGGAGGTAAAGGTGAAGGGAAAGTCCGCAAACACCACCGCAGGTCCACGCGCACTCGGTCTCGTCAGGAGAAGATTAGCAGGCCAAAGCTCAGCATGCTCAAT GTGTGTAACACCGGGGATAAGATGGTAGAGTGTCAGTTGGAAACTCATAACCATAAGATGGTCACTTTCAAGTTTGACCTGGATGGAGATGCACCGGAGGAGATTGCTACATACATG GTGGAGAACGATTTCATTCTACCTCTGGAAAAAGAGGTCTTTATTGAACAGCTGAAGGACATTGTGGACAAAGCTGAGGACATGCTGAGTGAGGACACAGAGGGTGAGAGGAACTCTGACCAGGGAGGCAGTCCCAAACAAAGTGAAGGAGCTGACACGCTGGGAACAGAG GCTTCAGCACCCAGCACCCCACAGCAGGTGTACCAACAAAATG TCCTCCATACTGGCAAACGCTGGTTTATCATCTGCCCTGTAGCTGAGACACCCGTGCTAGATAAAGAGAAGACAACATCGCACTCCTCTACAGCCCAGG aatCTGAAAAGTCTGATTCATCGTCAGTCAGGCCCAGCATCAACACAACTGCAGTGAAAACCCCAGTCGCATCTTTAGCTTCCCAAagcccttcctcctcctcctcctcctcctctctgccccctGCTGCTCAAACCTCAGTGCAAGCTTTAGAGAAAAACACTGGCAAACCCCGGGTCCAGCAGACTCAGCCCTGTGTAACTAAACATGCCCTTGCTGCTGGTGTCAGCCATCAGAACTCCCTTCCTGTGGAAGAACCTTGCATCTCTGCTGTTTCTATGGTGACGGACATGCCCTGCTGTGCTATTGTGCCACCTGTGTCTCTGGATGTGAATGCCATTGATAAAGGAGCAGCTGGTCGTTTGGCCTCGTCTCAAACTAATCAGCCCAATGAGAAGGCCAGTCCTACTGGAGTCCCTCAGCTGGCCTCCCATCAGTCTGTCGTCCTGCAGCAGCCCTATGCCACACCAATGCAGCCTGGGACAGTGACCTCACAGCCCCAGAGTCCAGCACATCAGACCTCCCAGAACTCCCAGTCGTCAAGCCAACAGCAGCCAGCAAGTGGGGGGCCAGGAGAGTCAGATAGTGAGGGACCACGCAGGGTGGAGTTTGTTGACCGCACCATCAAGACTTTGGATGAGAAACTGAGAAACCTGTTGTACCAGGAGCATGCTCCCTCCCAGCCTTCAGGCACAGCATCTGACCCCCAGGCCTCCAGCACAGAGGGAGTCAGCTCCCCTCCAGTTTCAGATGGCCAGAGCTCTGAGGGAGCACTTACAAAGAAGAAGGCTGACCCGCTG cCTCAGATTCCTGAGCGTGCAGATAGTGTGGGTGCACTAAGTGACTCTGCAGTGGCAG CCACCAGCAGGGTTTTGAAAGGAAGAGATGAGACTGCCAGCTCCACTCCACACAGCTCCAAAAGCCGTTTTCAA ATCGTCCCTACTCCACCGGATGTCATTTGTCGTTTAGAAAAAAGCAAGACAAGCTGCAGCACCTGCAGTTCCCCAGCACCCTCTAGTGGTTCTGGAGGGTCTCACAGCCAGACCCAGGGCCCaagcaggaaagagaagagctgTGTGGCTGTGGGCAGGTCCTCTGTGTCAGCTGCGGCTGATAATGAGAATGCAGGAACATCCAAACCCCACAATAGTAACCGCTACTCTGCCCCACCAAACTTCTACCAGGCCACCCCCACTTCCAGCCCTGATGTCACCCCACGCCATATCCCACGGGCACAGACCATTGACACTCCGACCCATCACCACTACCACCAACCCTCTCACCTCTACTCTGACTCAGCAGatgaggacagcagcagcatagCTCTCCCTCCGGCCCACCCTGCTCCCCCAGCTCATGCCCTATCTGAACACAGTGGTAGCGACCTCATGAAGAGGGCAGTGGCCTTCCTGCGGCGCTCTGGTCGGAGCAAAAGTGAGCAGAGCTCTGATTCACCAAGCCGACAACCCGTGGCAATGAATGGTCACGGTCCCTCGCCTTCTGCAGGGCATGCTCACTCATCCtacatcagcagtgacaatgatTCTGAGTTCGAGGATGCAGATATGAGGAAGGAACTACAAAAACTAAGAGAAAA ACACATGAAAGAGATCTCTGAGCTGCAGGCGTTCCAGAGGAGTGAGATAGAGCGTCTGTACAAGGAGCTGGGAAAAACTCTGCCCCCCAATGTCGGCTTACTTCATGCTGCACCCCCAAGCGGCCGCAGGCGTAGAGCCagcaaacacaagctgaagGCTGGAAAACTGCTCAATCCGATGGTGCAGCAGCTTAAAAACAATCTTAACACGACCACTGAgaggaaag GTGAGAGTGCTGCCAGTTCATCCGGCTCCCCAGCTAAAAGTTCAGTTTTGTCAGATGGCTCTGCCCACTCCAGtggcagctccagctccagcaatCAGCCCAACACCGCCCAAGAGCAGGTCCACACACAGCAACCCTGTTCCCTGAAGGGCTCTTTTTCCTCAGACAACATCTACGCTGGGCTACATGGTGACGGAATGGCCACCCAAGCAGGCCCTGGCCAAG GGTCTTCTCTCAACACCACCACAGCTCAGACAGCTTCCAGTCAGACACAGCCGTCACTGACCACAGCCACACCCTCACCATCTCCTCAGCCAATCACACGGCTTGCTCAGGTccagacaaacaacagcaacaacaagagAGGTACGTTTACAGATGATCTTCACAAACTGGTAGATGACTGGACGAAGGAGACCGTTGCGGCAGCCAATCAGCCGCGACCCTCCCTGAACCAGATCAGACAGCAGAGACGACAGCAAGACTTGGAATGCAGAGCGCCGCCCATGGGAGCAGCTACACATGAG ATGAAATGTCATGTTGGTCCCAGCAAGTTCCAGCTGCCTCTGTCCTGCCCCCTGACTGCTGCTTTAGGCCCAGGTATGCCCACAAGCCTAGCTCCCAACTCCTCAGCAATTCTCCCTCCTGGGTACCTTCTGCCAGCAGGCTCCTACGGCGGAATGGTTCCCGGTCCTCTTTACCCTCAGCAGTGGCCCGGCATGCCTAGTCCTGTAGGGTCCATGGGTCCTGTAGGGCTGCTTGGTGCTGCTAGAATGATGCCCTATTCCACAATGGCAAACCCAGGGATCCAAGCCTACCCTCTGGTCATGCACAACCCTGAGAATGGCCCCTGTCCAAAAACCACTAGGACTACCTAA